The Terriglobia bacterium genome segment CGGATTCGAATTGACGGAGTTCAGTGGGGTCGCGCGCAAGAGCAGTACGCCTCAACTTCAGGACATCGGCGCCGCGACGCTGGTGTTGGAAGTGCGTGACATGGACAGGATGGTGGAGAAGCTCAAGTCCGCGCATACCGTGATTGTCACCGCAGGTGGCTCCCCCGTGAATCCATCCGGCAATGCTGCGAGCAGAATGCGGGAGTTGCTCATTCGCGATCCCGACGGCTTTTTCATTGAGCTGATGCAGCCGGATCCGATTCCTGCGGGCGCCCAGGGAACGACAGGCGGCATTCTGGGAGGCTCGGTGAGTCTGTCGATTGAGGATTCGGCGAAGACCGTATCGTTTTTGCGCGCCGCGATCGGCTTCAACGCCAGGCCTACCGGCCAACTGGGCACGAATCCGGTCGTCGCAAATCTCATCAACCTCCGGGGTGCGCAATGGCGCATCACGCACGGCACCATTCCCGGCACAACGCTCGACTTCGGTCTCATCGAATATGCAGGTGTACCGCGAGCGAAGTTTGGGCTCGGCGCCGAAGATCCGGGCTCTCCCGCGTTCACGATGGTCGTCGGTAATATCGACGCCGCGCTCGAGCAATGGAAGAAGGCAGGAGGTAGTGTGCTTTCGACCGGCGGTCAGGCCATCAAACGCGCCAACGGCGCGGGCAACGTTTTTGTCCGCGACGTCAATGGCTTCGCCTGGGAACTGATTCAGCGGGCCGGCCAATAAGGTGCCCGACGGGATCGGGAACGGAACACAAAAGGACACAAGAAGCGGGGTTCGCAAAACCCATTTTCTTGTGCTTCTTGTGTTTTGTTTGCGCTTTTTGTGCTCCGCTCCCTGCGCTACCAGATCCGCACGCGGTCTTCCGGTTTGATGAAGAGCTTGTCGCCATTCTTCACGTTGAATGCGGCATACCAGCTGTCCATATTGCGTTCCGGGATGGAACCGCGAGCCGCGACCGGGGAGTGAGGATTGGTGAGCACCAGATTTCGAAGCGCGTCGTCGCGTTCGATTCCGCGCCACACTTGAGCGTGAGCCATGAAGAAACGCTGATCGCCGGTGAAACCGTCAATCACAGGCGCGTCTTTGCCGTTCAGTGAGAGTTTATAAGCGGTGTCGGCCATTTCGAGGCCGCCGAGA includes the following:
- a CDS encoding VOC family protein, which encodes MNLKFTIVLSFAALLLPLRLSAQTTPVVQLQNLAHAVDSLDKTVPFYRDVIGLPVNGPRDPLAQQPQAIDDDMSRFTATKGAKFRGATFRIPNAAFGFELTEFSGVARKSSTPQLQDIGAATLVLEVRDMDRMVEKLKSAHTVIVTAGGSPVNPSGNAASRMRELLIRDPDGFFIELMQPDPIPAGAQGTTGGILGGSVSLSIEDSAKTVSFLRAAIGFNARPTGQLGTNPVVANLINLRGAQWRITHGTIPGTTLDFGLIEYAGVPRAKFGLGAEDPGSPAFTMVVGNIDAALEQWKKAGGSVLSTGGQAIKRANGAGNVFVRDVNGFAWELIQRAGQ